One Candidatus Poribacteria bacterium genomic window carries:
- the dgoD gene encoding galactonate dehydratase has protein sequence MKIATIEQFYPRRRMRLVKITTDTGIVGWGETTLEGKPKSTWAAVEELTDYFIGKDPLRIEHHWQHVYRSAFFRGGNILMSALSGIDQALWDIAGKYYNVPAYQLLGGAVRDRIRVYAHWGIGSLTDEGKAAAKERLEFLQQKGGYTAFKSGPGGKWRGHEPPSVIDEFVERAYLMREWVGPDIELAFDFHGKMTPALAVEICHELKGMRPMFVEEPIPQENVDALKLVSDHVPFPIATGERLLTRWGFREIFEKQAVAYLQPDTSHTGGITELKKIANMAEIYYMHIAPHCAIGPVAFSASLHVDAVVPNFLIQEQIDDGLGAGLLTEEWQVTDGHIELPTKPGLGFEIDEKEAEQTLDTFPEELGGEYYYDTDGSVADW, from the coding sequence ATGAAAATTGCTACGATTGAACAATTCTACCCACGTCGCCGGATGCGCCTTGTGAAAATTACAACGGACACCGGTATCGTCGGATGGGGAGAAACTACGCTTGAAGGTAAACCCAAAAGTACTTGGGCGGCTGTCGAAGAACTTACCGACTATTTTATTGGTAAAGATCCGCTACGCATTGAACACCACTGGCAGCACGTTTATCGTTCTGCCTTTTTCCGAGGTGGGAATATCCTCATGTCTGCCTTGTCCGGTATTGATCAGGCGTTATGGGACATCGCTGGTAAATACTACAATGTGCCTGCCTATCAACTCTTAGGGGGTGCTGTGCGAGACCGTATCCGCGTCTATGCACACTGGGGCATCGGCAGTTTGACGGACGAAGGCAAAGCCGCTGCCAAAGAACGCCTTGAATTCTTACAACAGAAAGGCGGTTACACAGCGTTTAAGAGTGGTCCCGGCGGCAAGTGGCGTGGACATGAACCTCCCTCGGTGATTGATGAATTTGTAGAGCGTGCCTATCTCATGCGTGAGTGGGTCGGTCCTGATATTGAACTCGCCTTCGATTTCCACGGCAAAATGACACCTGCGCTCGCTGTTGAGATTTGCCATGAACTTAAAGGGATGCGTCCGATGTTTGTCGAGGAACCCATCCCCCAAGAGAATGTTGACGCGCTCAAACTGGTATCCGACCATGTGCCATTTCCGATTGCGACGGGAGAACGGCTGCTCACCCGTTGGGGTTTTCGGGAGATTTTTGAGAAACAGGCGGTCGCTTACCTACAACCCGATACCTCGCACACCGGTGGCATTACTGAACTGAAAAAAATTGCGAACATGGCGGAGATTTATTATATGCACATCGCTCCTCATTGTGCGATTGGACCGGTTGCCTTCTCTGCTTCCCTCCACGTTGATGCCGTTGTCCCGAATTTCCTGATCCAGGAACAGATTGATGACGGTTTAGGTGCTGGCTTATTGACTGAAGAGTGGCAAGTTACAGATGGTCACATTGAGTTGCCGACAAAACCTGGACTCGGCTTTGAGATTGATGAAAAAGAAGCAGAACAAACGCTTGATACCTTCCCTGAAGAACTCGGCGGCGAGTACTATTATGACACCGATGGCAGCGTCGCGGATTGGTAA
- a CDS encoding type I restriction enzyme HsdR N-terminal domain-containing protein, with product MDFIEELNNLSNRISNYKDKVKGERETINVFVLPFIRILGYDDANPTEVKTEFTADVGTKQGEKVDFAILKDDKAIMLIECKDWSSDLSAENFSQLYRYFAALPEAHIGVLTNGVVYQFYTDSEKENVMDDNPFFELNMSDIQQPLVDVLKNFTKDNFDLDEARTTAINLKLRTEIKGILTEQLETPTKGFVEFLRNAIELPRKLEDFTNIVKLAFREFLDEQNEREPNDGNESEEKTKGGNVSTLKFTNLRVTMPDGNVIHHYNGKDTYIEVLEKLGLEEVMRVRPNIVSTEQFSLATKGIKRGRFWVRGVNGFSTNDRKVELEKIADRLGVSLLVERVEKTPKSG from the coding sequence ATGGACTTTATTGAAGAACTCAATAATCTATCTAACCGTATATCCAATTACAAAGATAAGGTAAAAGGCGAACGGGAAACAATAAATGTCTTTGTCCTACCCTTTATACGTATTTTGGGATATGACGATGCTAATCCTACAGAGGTTAAGACTGAATTTACTGCTGATGTTGGCACAAAACAGGGTGAAAAGGTTGACTTCGCTATTTTGAAAGATGATAAAGCCATCATGCTGATTGAGTGCAAAGATTGGAGTTCAGATTTATCCGCAGAGAACTTTTCACAACTCTATCGTTACTTTGCAGCCCTTCCAGAAGCTCATATCGGTGTCTTAACCAACGGTGTTGTCTATCAATTTTACACAGATTCGGAAAAAGAAAATGTGATGGATGACAACCCTTTTTTTGAGCTCAATATGTCTGACATTCAACAGCCGTTGGTCGATGTGCTTAAAAACTTTACCAAAGACAATTTTGACTTGGATGAAGCTCGCACCACTGCAATAAATCTAAAACTTCGAACAGAGATAAAGGGCATTTTGACCGAGCAACTGGAAACACCTACTAAGGGGTTTGTCGAATTTTTACGCAACGCTATAGAACTGCCAAGGAAGTTAGAGGATTTCACGAATATTGTTAAGCTCGCGTTCCGTGAGTTTCTGGATGAACAGAACGAAAGAGAACCTAATGACGGTAATGAGAGTGAGGAAAAAACTAAGGGCGGTAATGTAAGCACCTTGAAGTTTACAAACCTTAGAGTTACTATGCCTGATGGAAATGTCATACATCATTATAACGGGAAAGACACCTATATTGAGGTGCTTGAGAAGTTAGGGCTGGAAGAAGTCATGCGTGTTCGTCCTAACATTGTATCAACAGAGCAGTTTTCCCTCGCCACTAAGGGGATCAAGCGAGGGAGGTTTTGGGTAAGAGGAGTGAATGGATTTAGCACAAATGATAGAAAAGTGGAACTTGAAAAAATTGCTGATCGACTTGGTGTTTCATTGCTTGTAGAAAGAGTTGAGAAAACACCGAAGTCTGGTTGA
- a CDS encoding phytanoyl-CoA dioxygenase family protein, whose translation MGPEEKYLFDLWGYVNIEGVLGDEELAELNALIDTQDYPDPVDDDVYSQRFGGFLNWENDAFRKLLNHPRIMPFLAEIVGPKFRLDHVYGILMIEGNPGGTLHGGGTPYDPAQYYVFRNDRMYNGLTVVSWALTDMLPEHGGFCCIPGSHKSNYPCPSQFRPVVDNKTCMAPVHQKAGDVVIFTEALTHGTLPWTASHERRSILFKYSPGHASWGQGRYNDELRNLMSDEDQKLMLEPPYVANRKQVV comes from the coding sequence ATGGGCCCTGAAGAAAAATATCTTTTTGATCTCTGGGGATATGTGAATATTGAAGGCGTTTTAGGGGACGAAGAACTCGCTGAACTGAATGCTCTTATCGATACCCAAGACTATCCAGATCCGGTAGACGATGATGTCTATTCACAGAGATTTGGTGGCTTCTTGAATTGGGAGAACGACGCGTTTCGCAAACTCCTCAACCACCCGCGTATCATGCCATTTTTAGCAGAGATCGTCGGTCCAAAATTTCGGTTGGATCACGTCTACGGTATCTTAATGATAGAGGGCAATCCGGGCGGGACGCTCCACGGCGGTGGTACACCTTATGACCCAGCGCAGTACTATGTCTTCCGAAATGATCGGATGTATAACGGCTTAACCGTCGTGTCATGGGCGTTGACCGATATGCTTCCAGAGCATGGCGGTTTCTGTTGTATCCCCGGCAGCCACAAGAGCAATTACCCGTGTCCGTCGCAATTCCGACCGGTGGTAGACAACAAAACTTGTATGGCACCGGTGCATCAGAAGGCGGGCGATGTCGTCATCTTTACAGAGGCGTTGACGCACGGCACGCTCCCGTGGACTGCCTCACATGAACGCCGTTCAATCCTGTTCAAGTACTCACCAGGTCACGCCTCATGGGGTCAAGGCAGATACAACGACGAACTTCGCAACCTGATGTCAGACGAGGATCAGAAGTTAATGCTTGAACCGCCTTACGTTGCAAACCGGAAACAAGTGGTTTAA
- a CDS encoding NIPSNAP family protein has translation MAFFELRQYRTKPGQRENWVKYMEETILPFQISKGMVVIGSFIGEEEDDLYVWIRRFESEAQREQLYAAVYEDDRWVNEISPRVGELIDREQIVVTRLEPTSRSAHQ, from the coding sequence ATGGCTTTTTTTGAACTACGACAGTATAGAACGAAACCCGGGCAACGCGAAAACTGGGTGAAATACATGGAAGAAACGATCCTCCCGTTCCAGATTTCTAAAGGGATGGTTGTGATTGGTAGTTTTATCGGTGAAGAAGAGGACGATCTTTACGTCTGGATTCGCCGTTTTGAGAGTGAAGCACAGCGAGAACAACTCTATGCAGCGGTTTACGAAGATGATCGCTGGGTAAACGAAATTTCACCGCGCGTCGGCGAACTGATCGACAGAGAACAGATTGTTGTTACACGGCTTGAACCCACTTCACGCTCGGCACATCAGTAA
- a CDS encoding HEAT repeat domain-containing protein yields MNQYLLCNTLKICIHLSLIVAIALVTGCGEKENRDIIEARAAIVRADYTAAEAAVQRTDAGNQEAQHLKAFLQNRTRTEAENWHQAIAASNAYLDTLTADIFAISLQEDPDSDELDRQERLVRSQHSISGLFAVSLAQAVEKRAELLPELVAYTDAAVVIGLLAAEKCYQPEARTAVAELTTKLGNGEAVVELLRQAAQHKDTAIQKEAIRHLGAMRNPELIPVFEEVLANIGNAPEVAYRAIVALEQSMRAVSDPASIVPGLQLALRNNSAQVRMHAAKLLGSIQAENAIPDLIRLLADPNSYVKNTAIDALNRIGEPATAPLLEILDTKARNLIPDEDTGFTTEYQYIASAYIDGLWMKKYRIGTQSAAIQTLGLLKVEDSVQSVIKELANEELQNQALAALIEMRGVAVLPMIDALKNGTDEIRVKVADALGQIGDRRAITPLIEALNTDPYKEVQAFAAKGLGDMRARGENNSVVLALTDALSYDDTTATSAAEALGKINVPTEDAVQKLIIMAMDKQMRETVRIASIGALWQLKPEEATQPMLLLMFSDETSPVIRANAVKVLSRIQAPETTPVLLWVLSTQFDEISDFQRHMKRKYKTLDTLRTQVDSFQIQWTADYPRANYRTWGELKPIPSLVRSEVAHALGIIKGDTVIEPLVRALEDDGRATVRQSAAWALGEVKGDVATTALVTALKKDKQGAVRQEAAIALGKIKGQKVVDPLLDVLRNDKYETTRFQAAVALREIQAGDKGLVDIVKKGLGSFDDGYEVQSVQDQVIGALIKDGNIRTAEFALNALKSADDEWTRWALVHVLGATAKKVAADAMLAELKHPSYVIRKRAANSLGGFKERRLVEPLIGVLENSDEMKSIRAAAIVSLNALKDERAAGPLLIALSDENAEIRLQAAAALGTLKDAKAVAKLSEIVENSLEPDNVRAAAVTALGNIGDKSAEDVLIRALDSRLGNIANNAMIALGKLESEAAVPRLIAILEDKRIPLNAGTAILANASARTKAARALGTIGGPRAAEALGRRLIDRTEYIVALEDEGNRRNLGLNDRKRNWSWEIFVVAIKKLDLPAFVAPKMAERAADKWENIPVRNAAMVALGRCKTADAALDISDLKQRLADPDVEIRKATALSIGEAGISELIPELVQMMKGETETDKDTRRAATQGLGELADTTTTDALIEVMNNDENHVEIRRDASRALGKIGTDKAVNALVAKLTALYEAKVTRGFQLDAIKALGEAKNANAVSLLELILQDQDSEIHFQAAAALFEITGKGYGYNRI; encoded by the coding sequence ATGAACCAATACCTCTTATGTAATACATTGAAAATCTGCATCCATCTCTCACTCATTGTGGCTATTGCCCTCGTCACAGGATGTGGTGAGAAAGAAAACAGAGATATTATCGAAGCGCGAGCCGCTATCGTTCGCGCGGATTATACCGCTGCAGAAGCAGCCGTTCAAAGAACAGACGCTGGAAATCAGGAGGCACAACACCTGAAGGCTTTTCTACAAAACCGGACACGCACGGAAGCAGAAAACTGGCACCAAGCGATTGCAGCATCGAACGCTTATCTTGATACATTAACTGCGGACATCTTTGCTATCTCATTACAGGAAGATCCAGATTCTGACGAACTTGATCGACAAGAAAGACTCGTCCGCTCACAACATTCTATCTCTGGACTCTTCGCCGTATCGCTTGCGCAAGCCGTCGAAAAACGCGCAGAACTACTCCCTGAACTCGTAGCATATACAGATGCTGCTGTCGTTATAGGACTGTTAGCGGCAGAAAAATGCTATCAACCCGAAGCACGTACAGCCGTTGCAGAACTCACAACGAAACTGGGAAATGGGGAAGCAGTTGTTGAACTATTGCGGCAGGCAGCACAACATAAAGATACAGCAATACAAAAAGAGGCAATACGTCACCTCGGTGCGATGCGGAACCCCGAACTCATTCCGGTCTTTGAAGAAGTACTCGCCAACATTGGAAACGCACCGGAGGTCGCGTATAGGGCAATCGTCGCACTTGAGCAATCAATGAGGGCAGTCTCCGACCCTGCGTCTATTGTGCCGGGACTCCAACTCGCTCTCAGAAACAACAGCGCGCAGGTTCGGATGCACGCCGCAAAACTACTCGGAAGCATCCAAGCGGAGAACGCTATCCCCGATCTCATCAGATTGCTCGCAGATCCAAACAGTTATGTCAAAAATACAGCCATAGATGCCCTCAATCGTATCGGGGAACCCGCCACTGCGCCACTACTTGAAATATTGGACACGAAAGCGCGAAACCTTATCCCCGATGAGGACACCGGCTTCACCACAGAATACCAATACATCGCAAGTGCCTATATTGACGGTTTGTGGATGAAAAAATATCGAATCGGAACGCAATCAGCAGCAATCCAGACCCTCGGTTTGCTTAAAGTAGAGGACAGTGTCCAATCCGTCATAAAAGAGTTGGCAAACGAAGAATTGCAAAATCAAGCCCTCGCTGCACTCATTGAAATGCGTGGTGTTGCTGTTCTGCCGATGATTGACGCGCTCAAAAACGGTACAGATGAAATTCGAGTGAAGGTTGCAGATGCACTCGGACAAATCGGTGACCGGCGAGCGATCACTCCACTCATTGAAGCATTAAACACGGATCCCTACAAAGAGGTGCAAGCATTCGCAGCGAAAGGTTTAGGTGATATGCGAGCGCGCGGTGAAAACAATAGTGTTGTCCTCGCTCTCACTGACGCACTCTCCTATGACGACACCACCGCGACGAGCGCAGCGGAAGCACTCGGAAAAATCAACGTCCCTACGGAAGATGCCGTCCAAAAGTTGATCATCATGGCGATGGACAAGCAGATGCGTGAAACCGTACGTATCGCCTCTATTGGGGCTCTCTGGCAACTTAAACCTGAAGAAGCAACACAACCGATGCTACTTCTGATGTTCAGTGACGAAACCAGCCCTGTCATACGTGCCAACGCTGTGAAGGTGCTGAGTCGAATTCAAGCACCTGAAACCACTCCAGTGTTGCTCTGGGTATTGTCTACACAATTTGATGAGATCTCAGACTTCCAGCGGCACATGAAACGTAAGTATAAAACGCTTGATACCCTCCGAACACAGGTCGATTCTTTTCAGATCCAGTGGACCGCTGACTACCCGCGCGCAAACTATCGGACATGGGGTGAACTCAAACCGATACCGAGTCTCGTGCGGAGCGAAGTCGCCCATGCACTCGGCATCATCAAAGGCGATACCGTTATAGAACCTCTCGTTCGCGCACTTGAAGATGATGGTCGCGCGACCGTGCGACAAAGTGCAGCGTGGGCACTCGGTGAAGTCAAGGGGGATGTCGCGACCACTGCCCTTGTTACCGCATTGAAAAAGGATAAACAGGGTGCTGTCCGGCAAGAAGCCGCCATAGCCCTTGGAAAAATAAAAGGACAAAAGGTTGTCGATCCGTTGTTAGATGTGTTGCGCAACGATAAGTATGAAACAACGCGCTTTCAAGCAGCAGTCGCACTCAGAGAGATTCAAGCCGGAGATAAAGGGCTTGTTGACATCGTTAAAAAGGGTTTAGGAAGTTTTGATGATGGATACGAAGTGCAATCTGTTCAAGATCAGGTCATCGGTGCGTTAATCAAAGATGGAAACATCCGAACAGCTGAATTTGCTCTCAATGCTCTGAAATCTGCTGATGATGAATGGACGCGATGGGCACTTGTTCATGTTCTCGGAGCGACTGCGAAAAAAGTCGCTGCCGATGCGATGCTGGCGGAACTGAAGCATCCGAGTTATGTTATTCGCAAACGCGCGGCAAACTCGCTGGGTGGCTTTAAAGAACGTCGTCTCGTTGAACCGCTTATCGGTGTCCTTGAAAACAGCGATGAAATGAAATCTATCCGAGCAGCAGCGATCGTTTCACTCAACGCCCTCAAAGATGAACGCGCTGCGGGACCGCTTCTGATAGCACTCTCGGATGAAAATGCTGAGATTCGATTGCAAGCCGCCGCTGCTTTGGGCACCCTCAAGGATGCAAAAGCGGTTGCCAAGCTCAGCGAAATCGTTGAAAATTCGCTGGAACCAGATAATGTCCGCGCCGCGGCAGTAACTGCGCTTGGCAATATCGGTGATAAGTCGGCCGAAGATGTGCTGATTCGTGCGCTCGACAGCCGACTCGGAAATATTGCTAACAATGCCATGATCGCGCTCGGGAAACTTGAGAGTGAAGCGGCAGTTCCGAGGTTGATTGCTATTCTTGAGGATAAACGGATACCGCTGAATGCGGGCACAGCAATATTAGCGAATGCTTCCGCTCGTACAAAAGCCGCACGGGCACTCGGCACCATCGGCGGTCCCCGTGCAGCCGAAGCCCTTGGCAGACGACTCATCGACAGGACGGAATATATCGTCGCTCTTGAGGATGAAGGAAACAGACGGAATCTTGGACTCAACGATCGGAAGCGTAACTGGAGTTGGGAAATTTTCGTCGTTGCTATCAAGAAACTGGATTTACCGGCGTTTGTTGCACCGAAAATGGCTGAACGCGCCGCGGATAAATGGGAAAATATTCCCGTGAGAAATGCCGCGATGGTCGCTTTAGGACGCTGCAAAACCGCAGATGCAGCACTGGATATATCCGATCTCAAACAACGATTAGCCGACCCAGATGTTGAGATCCGAAAAGCGACAGCACTCAGCATCGGAGAAGCCGGGATTTCAGAACTCATACCTGAACTCGTTCAGATGATGAAGGGTGAAACTGAAACCGATAAGGATACACGGCGAGCAGCGACTCAAGGACTTGGCGAATTGGCAGACACCACAACAACTGACGCGCTTATTGAAGTGATGAACAACGACGAAAATCACGTGGAGATTCGTCGCGACGCGTCGCGCGCATTAGGCAAGATCGGAACGGATAAGGCAGTAAACGCGTTGGTAGCAAAACTAACAGCGTTGTATGAAGCCAAAGTCACAAGAGGCTTCCAACTTGATGCCATCAAGGCACTCGGTGAAGCAAAAAACGCGAACGCAGTGTCTCTCCTCGAATTGATTCTTCAAGACCAAGATTCAGAGATTCACTTCCAAGCGGCAGCAGCCCTTTTTGAAATCACAGGCAAAGGCTATGGCTACAACCGGATATGA
- the glyS gene encoding glycine--tRNA ligase subunit beta — protein MTLQEIILALEKFWADHGCIIQQPCDIEVGAGTFNPATFLRCLGPEPWQTAYVEPVRRPTDGRYAENPFRVGAYYQYQVILKPAPENVLPLYLESLYSLGISARKNDIRFVEDDWESPTLGASGLGWEVWWNGAEVTQFTYFQQMGSIDLDPICAEITYGLERIALYLQDVDDFFDIRWNEHVNYGDVHRQSEIEYSTYNFEHANVEMLFDLFSTYEKETYACLDAGLVLPATDHVLKCSHTFNMLDARGVISVTERVSYIERVRRLAQRIARAYVKQREEMEHPLMGRFSTEATPTMVSAVSNCTEPASTTVGAVSNSTETADLLFEIGTEEIPASYVPPVLEQLHKIAAESLTNHRISFGEIETLGTPRRITLNIKDIKTLQESQETEVVGPPKRIAYDENGEPTKAAIGFAKTQGVELSVLRIVDTERGEYVAASKLETGEPAREVLQTLLPEWIEELRFPKTMRWETKSEEPRAFARFARPIRWLVALLGDEVINCTYGDADAGRLTYGHRSLYPEPITLASADLKAYVENLRNAGVIAYPKERRDTIKKQVRDVLDAENCLPKVDDELLDTVNYLVENPQPIVGNFSQSHLEIPSEVLITAMKKHQRYFPMWKDESTLTSKFITISNGTDGNIDGVRHGNERVLHARLNDAEFFYSEDQKTSLVDKVERLGAVVFHAKLGSLLDKAERLKALVRFISEELHAKEMTVNHAESAAWLCKADLTTHMVIEFPSLQGITGSYYAQNSGEPEPVAAAIAEHYQPLGADTPLPETEVGALLAIADKLDTIVGYFGIEERPTGSQDPYSLRRHALGTIRILQDRKLPLSLDAVVENAITFYTVELADDTKTSVLGFIKERLRVILQQTQQYAPDLADAVLAVGDIDIIDILKRASVLAEFRLTPNFEEVYNALNRVLRILPSNAPETVDAALLCDAAEKQLYACIIEAEPHFQESIQECDYAKLLTQLATLQPAIDTFFDDVLVMAEEPALRTNRLALLNRIGRNIYAVADLMKLVIAGD, from the coding sequence ATGACTCTTCAAGAAATAATTTTAGCGTTAGAGAAATTTTGGGCAGACCACGGCTGCATTATCCAACAACCGTGCGATATAGAAGTCGGTGCAGGGACATTCAATCCTGCGACGTTTTTGCGATGTCTCGGTCCAGAACCGTGGCAGACAGCCTATGTAGAACCCGTCCGTCGTCCCACTGATGGCAGATACGCCGAAAACCCTTTCCGCGTCGGCGCGTATTATCAATATCAGGTAATACTGAAACCAGCACCCGAGAACGTGCTTCCTCTCTACCTTGAGAGCCTCTATAGTCTCGGTATCTCCGCTCGCAAAAATGACATCCGATTTGTTGAAGACGATTGGGAATCCCCGACACTCGGTGCCTCTGGACTCGGTTGGGAGGTTTGGTGGAACGGTGCAGAAGTCACGCAGTTCACCTACTTCCAACAGATGGGGAGCATTGATCTCGATCCGATTTGTGCCGAGATTACCTACGGACTTGAGCGCATCGCACTCTACTTGCAAGATGTTGACGACTTCTTTGACATCCGCTGGAATGAACACGTTAACTATGGTGATGTCCACCGCCAAAGCGAGATAGAATACTCGACTTATAACTTTGAGCACGCAAATGTAGAGATGCTTTTTGACCTGTTCAGCACCTACGAGAAGGAAACTTATGCATGTTTAGATGCGGGGTTAGTGCTACCGGCAACCGATCATGTCTTGAAATGCTCGCACACCTTCAACATGTTAGATGCGCGCGGGGTCATCAGTGTCACGGAACGGGTGAGTTACATTGAACGCGTGCGACGACTCGCACAGCGGATCGCACGTGCGTATGTCAAGCAGCGTGAAGAGATGGAACATCCGCTCATGGGACGCTTCAGCACGGAGGCAACTCCTACCATGGTAAGCGCGGTTTCCAACTGCACCGAACCAGCCTCCACCACGGTAGGTGCGGTTTCTAACAGTACTGAAACCGCCGATCTCTTGTTTGAAATCGGTACGGAAGAGATACCCGCGAGTTATGTGCCGCCTGTCCTTGAGCAGCTGCACAAGATTGCAGCCGAATCCCTTACGAATCATAGAATTTCGTTTGGTGAAATTGAAACACTCGGTACACCGCGCCGTATTACGCTCAATATCAAGGACATAAAGACCCTTCAAGAAAGTCAAGAAACAGAGGTGGTGGGACCCCCAAAACGTATCGCCTACGACGAGAACGGCGAACCGACCAAAGCCGCTATTGGCTTCGCAAAGACGCAGGGTGTTGAGCTCTCGGTACTCCGTATCGTTGATACCGAGCGTGGAGAGTATGTCGCTGCTTCCAAACTCGAAACAGGGGAACCTGCACGAGAGGTATTGCAAACGCTCCTGCCCGAATGGATTGAGGAACTCCGCTTTCCGAAGACGATGCGTTGGGAAACCAAGTCCGAAGAACCGCGCGCGTTCGCTCGCTTTGCGCGTCCCATCCGATGGCTTGTGGCACTATTGGGGGATGAGGTCATCAACTGCACTTATGGAGATGCAGACGCAGGACGGTTAACTTATGGACACCGTTCTTTGTATCCTGAACCGATAACTTTGGCATCTGCCGATTTAAAGGCTTACGTTGAAAACCTGCGTAATGCCGGTGTCATTGCCTATCCGAAAGAACGTAGGGACACCATTAAAAAACAGGTAAGAGACGTTTTAGACGCTGAAAACTGTCTCCCAAAAGTAGATGATGAACTACTGGATACGGTGAACTATCTCGTAGAAAACCCGCAGCCCATCGTAGGCAATTTCAGCCAGTCGCATTTGGAGATACCCTCTGAAGTCCTGATTACCGCAATGAAGAAGCATCAACGCTACTTTCCGATGTGGAAAGACGAATCCACACTTACTTCAAAATTTATTACCATCTCCAATGGAACAGACGGAAATATCGACGGTGTTCGACATGGGAACGAGCGTGTCCTGCACGCAAGACTCAACGATGCTGAATTCTTTTATAGCGAAGACCAGAAAACCAGTCTTGTCGATAAAGTTGAACGTTTAGGCGCGGTTGTCTTTCACGCGAAACTCGGCTCGCTCTTGGACAAAGCGGAACGGCTCAAAGCACTGGTGCGATTTATTTCCGAAGAGTTACATGCGAAAGAAATGACTGTTAACCATGCGGAGAGCGCAGCGTGGCTGTGTAAGGCAGACTTGACAACCCACATGGTCATCGAATTTCCGTCATTGCAGGGAATCACAGGAAGCTATTACGCCCAAAACTCAGGGGAGCCTGAACCCGTCGCCGCCGCCATCGCGGAGCACTACCAACCACTTGGCGCGGATACACCGCTGCCCGAAACCGAAGTCGGCGCATTGCTCGCCATCGCTGACAAACTCGACACCATTGTCGGATACTTCGGTATAGAAGAACGCCCCACGGGTTCACAAGATCCGTACTCGCTACGACGACATGCCCTCGGCACTATCCGAATCCTTCAAGACCGGAAACTGCCGCTCTCTTTAGATGCTGTTGTGGAAAACGCAATCACCTTTTACACCGTCGAATTAGCCGACGATACAAAAACAAGCGTTTTGGGTTTCATCAAGGAACGCTTACGCGTCATCTTGCAGCAAACACAGCAATACGCTCCCGACCTTGCGGATGCTGTCTTAGCAGTCGGCGATATTGACATCATTGATATTCTCAAGCGCGCCAGTGTTCTTGCCGAATTTCGCTTGACACCAAATTTTGAGGAAGTATATAATGCACTCAATCGGGTGCTGAGAATTCTACCGTCAAACGCGCCAGAAACTGTAGATGCCGCGCTGCTGTGCGACGCTGCTGAAAAGCAGCTGTACGCCTGCATCATTGAAGCAGAGCCACATTTCCAAGAAAGCATTCAGGAATGTGACTATGCGAAGCTGCTGACGCAACTCGCCACTTTACAACCAGCAATAGACACATTCTTTGACGATGTCTTGGTTATGGCAGAAGAACCAGCACTGCGTACGAACCGATTGGCACTGTTGAACCGAATCGGACGAAATATCTATGCTGTCGCAGACTTGATGAAACTCGTGATCGCTGGGGATTAA